The following DNA comes from Cytophagales bacterium.
TTGTAGATTGTTGTCCAATTTTATCTTAGAAATCCTTAGCGATCAACTCAAAAACTTCCTCAACCTTCAATTCAAAGGCCTTGGCAATTCTAAATGCCGTGATCGTAGAAGGAATGAACTTGCCAGTCTCTATCGTATTGATCGTCTTACGGGAAACGCCAACGATCAACGCCAATTCGGCCTGGGTCATGTCTCTTTTAGCGCGTTCTACCTTGATCGTATTTCTCAACTCAAACTCAGCCATCCGTCGGATTCCTATCAAAATAAATAAAGCTCCCAATGGCGGATACCACCGAGACGAAGATGGTTAGCTCAGCCGCAAATACTCCCGAGATTTGAATGTAGTCAAAGGACAATGCAATGATCCCAACTTGCGTAAATACCACTGCTATCAACGCAAGTCGCCAGGTTTTCAGTCGGGTGGCAGCTACCATTTCATCGTTCAGGACTTGTAATG
Coding sequences within:
- a CDS encoding helix-turn-helix transcriptional regulator, with amino-acid sequence MAEFELRNTIKVERAKRDMTQAELALIVGVSRKTINTIETGKFIPSTITAFRIAKAFELKVEEVFELIAKDF